The Barnesiella intestinihominis YIT 11860 genome includes a window with the following:
- a CDS encoding DUF5683 domain-containing protein codes for MGLRRAVIIIFIIALLPLSILEVKADSNIGYQELVEVEVNSADTVEMENARYNRPDSISVISGDSVGALFQDSVPVMITDSLGGLVPSDSLGMKAASRKSWRPSDFNPDPMRAVWLSALFPGLGQIYNHRYWKLPIVVGGYVGLFYATTWNSRMLSDYQRAYLDIMDSDPGTNSYMDFFSSSYREEDIDKEWLTRVLKQRKDYYRQNRDLCIICMIGLYAVCMIDAYVDAQLYHFDVSPDISMKWQPAIIPTGCTVLPSIGLQCAITF; via the coding sequence ATGGGATTGAGACGTGCCGTGATTATTATTTTTATAATTGCGTTATTACCATTGTCTATTCTTGAAGTCAAGGCCGATTCGAATATTGGATATCAGGAATTAGTAGAGGTAGAAGTTAATTCTGCCGATACGGTGGAAATGGAGAATGCGAGATATAATCGTCCCGATTCTATTTCGGTTATTTCGGGAGATAGTGTCGGAGCTTTATTTCAAGATTCGGTCCCGGTGATGATTACCGATTCTCTGGGTGGGCTTGTCCCGTCCGATTCTTTGGGAATGAAAGCGGCTTCACGTAAATCGTGGAGACCTTCCGATTTCAATCCTGACCCAATGAGAGCCGTATGGCTATCGGCTCTGTTCCCCGGATTGGGTCAAATTTATAACCATAGGTATTGGAAATTGCCTATCGTCGTGGGCGGATATGTAGGGCTTTTTTATGCCACGACATGGAATAGCCGTATGCTGTCTGATTATCAACGAGCCTATTTGGATATTATGGACAGTGATCCGGGTACGAACAGTTATATGGATTTTTTTTCGTCGTCGTATCGCGAGGAAGATATAGACAAGGAATGGTTAACCCGTGTATTGAAGCAGAGGAAAGACTATTATAGACAGAATCGTGACCTATGTATTATTTGTATGATAGGGCTTTATGCTGTTTGTATGATAGATGCTTATGTCGATGCTCAGTTGTATCATTTTGATGTCAGCCCCGATATTTCGATGAAGTGGCAGCCGGCGATTATTCCTACCGGGTGTACGGTATTGCCATCGATCGGATTACAATGTGCGATTACATTTTAA
- the argC gene encoding N-acetyl-gamma-glutamyl-phosphate reductase, protein MIKVGIIGGAGYTAGELIRLLINHPDVEIIFVHSESNAGNKITDIHTGLFGETDLIFTSETPFDEIDLLFFCTAHGDTRKFIESHNLPEELRIIDLSTDYRLDAPGNDFIYGLPELNRKYIIRSKRVANPGCFATAIQLALLPLAKNLLLNNEIHVHAITGSTGAGQKPSQTSHFSWRNDNISIYKPFTHQHLDEIRQSLSKLQNSFSAPINFIPVRGNFSRGIFASLYLDCPVEIELLKDLYNSYYDDHNFTFLTDKMPDLKQVVNTNKCLLYLEKHDNKLLIVSVIDNLLKGASGQAVHNMNLLFGLHERVGLHLKPSAF, encoded by the coding sequence ATGATAAAAGTAGGTATCATCGGAGGGGCCGGCTACACCGCCGGAGAACTTATAAGACTATTGATCAACCACCCCGATGTAGAAATCATTTTCGTTCACAGTGAAAGTAACGCCGGAAACAAAATTACCGACATACATACCGGCCTGTTCGGTGAAACCGATCTCATATTCACCAGCGAAACTCCTTTCGACGAGATAGACCTGCTTTTCTTCTGCACGGCACACGGAGATACCCGTAAATTCATAGAGAGTCACAACCTTCCCGAAGAACTGCGCATCATCGATTTATCGACCGACTATCGGCTCGATGCTCCCGGTAATGACTTCATATACGGTCTGCCCGAATTGAACAGGAAATACATCATTCGTTCTAAACGAGTGGCCAATCCCGGCTGTTTTGCTACGGCCATTCAATTGGCTCTGCTGCCATTGGCAAAAAATCTGCTGCTGAACAATGAAATCCATGTGCACGCAATCACCGGATCGACAGGAGCCGGACAAAAACCGTCGCAGACGTCTCATTTCAGTTGGCGCAACGACAATATTTCCATTTATAAACCTTTCACTCATCAACATTTGGACGAAATACGCCAGAGCCTGTCCAAACTGCAAAACAGTTTCTCGGCTCCGATCAACTTTATTCCGGTCAGAGGGAATTTCTCTCGGGGTATTTTCGCTTCGCTGTATCTCGACTGCCCTGTCGAAATAGAGCTATTGAAAGATTTATACAATTCATATTACGACGATCATAATTTTACATTTCTCACCGACAAAATGCCCGACTTGAAACAAGTTGTCAATACCAATAAATGTCTGTTGTATCTCGAAAAACATGATAACAAACTGCTCATCGTTTCTGTGATCGACAATTTATTAAAAGGGGCATCGGGACAAGCTGTGCATAACATGAATCTGCTTTTCGGATTGCATGAACGGGTTGGCTTGCATTTAAAACCATCGGCTTTTTAA
- a CDS encoding ParB/RepB/Spo0J family partition protein, which produces MATPKRSALGRGLDALISMDNIVTSGTSSIHEIELSQIVPNPDQPRREFDQEALEELASSIRELGIIQPISLRQVDGGNYQIIAGERRYRAAQMAGLETIPAYVRTVEDETLMEMALIENIQREDLNSIEIALAFQKLIELYQLTQEKLSERVGKKRTTIANYLRLLKLPAEVQIGLRDKRIDMGHARALLSVADPALQLELYERILSDGLSVRSVEDLAKTLSAGGERARKKAQKKVMMRQEYNVLKSHLSDFFNAKVQFTCDEKGKGKISIPFKNEEDLERIIGLFDKLK; this is translated from the coding sequence ATGGCAACTCCTAAAAGAAGTGCATTGGGTAGAGGTTTGGATGCGTTGATTTCGATGGATAACATTGTAACCAGCGGCACATCTTCTATTCATGAAATAGAATTATCCCAGATTGTGCCTAATCCCGATCAACCTCGTCGGGAATTCGATCAGGAAGCTCTCGAAGAATTGGCAAGCTCTATTCGGGAATTGGGTATTATACAGCCTATTTCGTTGCGGCAGGTAGATGGTGGAAATTATCAGATTATTGCCGGAGAGAGGCGATATAGAGCTGCACAAATGGCCGGGTTGGAAACGATTCCCGCCTATGTGAGAACGGTAGAGGACGAAACGTTGATGGAGATGGCTCTTATTGAGAACATTCAACGGGAAGACTTGAACTCCATAGAGATTGCATTGGCTTTCCAGAAATTGATAGAGTTGTATCAACTGACACAGGAAAAACTGAGTGAGCGGGTCGGGAAGAAGAGGACGACGATAGCCAACTATCTGCGTTTGCTGAAACTTCCGGCCGAGGTACAGATAGGATTGCGGGATAAACGTATCGATATGGGGCATGCTCGGGCGTTGTTGTCTGTTGCCGACCCTGCTTTACAGTTGGAGTTGTACGAGCGTATATTGTCCGACGGATTGAGTGTGCGTAGTGTCGAAGACTTGGCTAAAACTTTATCTGCCGGAGGAGAGCGAGCCCGTAAGAAAGCACAGAAGAAAGTTATGATGCGACAAGAGTATAATGTGCTGAAATCGCATTTGTCCGATTTCTTCAACGCTAAGGTTCAGTTTACCTGTGATGAAAAAGGGAAAGGGAAAATATCTATTCCATTTAAGAACGAAGAAGATTTGGAACGGATTATCGGTTTGTTCGATAAATTGAAATAA
- the rsgA gene encoding ribosome small subunit-dependent GTPase A — MEGLVTKNTGSWYIVRTENGDSIRCKIKGNFRLKGIRSTNPVSVGDLVDIELNPDQTAFITRIHERKNYIIRRSSNLSKESHIIAANIDYALLIVTVNTPPTSTTFIDRFLATAEAYRIPVCIVINKSDTFTEEDREYAEALRYLYTSIGYDCHCVSAITGEGFDFIDSFIANKITLLSGHSGVGKSTIIDRILPNAHVKIGAVSTSHHKGMHTTTFSEMYPLPQGGYIIDTPGIKGFGTIDFNPNEVAHFFPEIFEISQNCRFNNCTHRHEPGCAVLKALENHQISESRYTSYLSIIEDSSEGKYREAF, encoded by the coding sequence ATGGAAGGTCTTGTCACAAAAAATACGGGAAGCTGGTATATCGTCCGCACAGAAAACGGAGATTCGATACGCTGTAAAATCAAAGGTAATTTCAGGTTAAAAGGAATACGCAGCACCAATCCCGTATCAGTGGGCGACCTTGTGGATATAGAGTTAAATCCCGACCAAACGGCTTTTATCACTCGCATACACGAACGAAAAAACTACATTATCCGCCGATCGTCCAACTTGTCGAAAGAGTCCCATATCATCGCCGCCAACATAGACTATGCCTTACTGATCGTAACGGTCAATACGCCTCCGACCTCGACCACCTTTATCGACCGTTTTCTTGCCACAGCCGAGGCGTATCGCATACCTGTATGCATCGTTATCAATAAGAGCGATACATTTACCGAAGAAGACCGGGAATATGCCGAAGCACTTCGCTACCTTTACACCTCTATCGGGTATGACTGCCATTGTGTATCAGCGATTACCGGTGAAGGATTCGATTTCATAGACTCATTTATCGCAAACAAAATTACCCTGTTATCGGGGCACTCGGGCGTAGGAAAGTCTACGATTATCGACCGTATTCTACCGAATGCCCATGTAAAAATCGGAGCCGTATCCACTTCTCACCACAAAGGCATGCACACGACCACTTTTTCAGAGATGTACCCTTTGCCACAAGGTGGATACATTATCGACACTCCGGGTATAAAGGGCTTCGGAACTATCGATTTCAATCCCAACGAAGTGGCACATTTCTTTCCCGAAATTTTTGAGATTTCCCAAAACTGCCGGTTTAACAATTGCACCCATCGACACGAACCCGGTTGTGCGGTATTAAAGGCGTTGGAGAACCACCAAATAAGCGAATCGAGGTATACAAGCTATTTGAGCATTATCGAAGATAGTTCGGAAGGAAAATATCGGGAAGCATTTTAA
- the surE gene encoding 5'/3'-nucleotidase SurE, whose protein sequence is MKKITRSHKPLILITNDDGIQAKGIREVADFLKPLGDILIVAPDAPRSGQSSAITVTSPLRMKVVEERDGFLAIRTNGTPVDCIKLSMNILLDERPDLIVSGINHGSNSGVSVIYSGTMGAVFEGALLHIPSIGFSLCNHKADADFSHCRELILDVCQKALTHNHWPQNIGLNINIPDVPQLKGSKICRAAQGHWTEEYDCRTDPHGQEYYWLTGKFKNAEPEATDTDEYWLERGYATIVPCTTDNSALNILPELSSVLGI, encoded by the coding sequence ATGAAAAAAATAACACGTTCTCATAAACCTCTCATTCTCATCACTAATGACGACGGCATACAAGCCAAAGGTATCCGCGAAGTTGCCGATTTTCTAAAACCCTTAGGAGATATTCTCATAGTCGCTCCGGATGCGCCCCGCTCGGGACAAAGCTCTGCAATTACCGTAACTTCTCCCCTTCGCATGAAAGTCGTCGAAGAGCGAGATGGGTTTCTCGCAATCCGAACCAACGGGACACCGGTCGACTGTATCAAGTTGTCGATGAACATTCTTTTAGACGAACGCCCCGACTTAATCGTATCGGGTATTAACCACGGCTCCAATTCGGGAGTAAGTGTCATCTATTCGGGAACAATGGGGGCTGTTTTTGAAGGAGCCTTATTACATATACCTTCTATCGGATTCTCCCTTTGCAATCACAAAGCCGATGCCGATTTTTCACACTGTCGGGAACTCATTTTGGACGTATGCCAAAAAGCATTGACCCATAACCACTGGCCCCAAAACATAGGACTTAATATCAATATTCCCGATGTGCCCCAACTCAAAGGCTCGAAGATTTGTAGAGCCGCACAAGGTCATTGGACCGAAGAATATGATTGCCGGACAGATCCTCACGGACAGGAATATTACTGGCTAACCGGAAAATTTAAAAATGCCGAACCCGAAGCAACCGATACAGACGAGTATTGGTTGGAACGTGGATATGCGACGATTGTTCCCTGCACAACAGACAACTCCGCCCTCAATATCCTCCCCGAACTATCGTCGGTTCTCGGAATATAA
- a CDS encoding argininosuccinate synthase: MAKKKVVLAFSGGLDTSFCVKYLSEECGYDVYTAIANTGGFNQEELKSIEERAYKLGAVQHATLDITQEYYQKSIKYMVFGNILRNGTYPISVSSERIFQAIAIINYAKEIGTDYVAHGSTGAGNDQVRFDLTFQILAPEIGIITPTRDMTLTREYEIEYLKKHGYTADFKKMEYSINKGLWGTSIGGKETLKSDQTLPESAYPSQMTATQSKTITLDFVKGEIAGINGKAYDNKVAAIQDLEALAAPYAIGRDMHIGDTIIGIKGRVGFEAAAPMLIIAAHKMLEKHTLTKWQQYWKDQVGTWYGMFLHEAQYLEPVMRDIEAFLDSSQQNVTGRVIIELHPYRYVLVGVESDYDLMKSDFGEYGEVNKAWSADDVKGFTKILGNQMKIFYSVQNKNKK; this comes from the coding sequence ATGGCAAAAAAGAAAGTAGTATTAGCTTTTAGCGGAGGCTTGGACACCTCGTTTTGCGTTAAATATCTATCGGAAGAATGCGGATACGATGTATATACAGCTATTGCCAACACCGGAGGTTTTAATCAAGAAGAATTAAAATCCATCGAAGAACGAGCCTATAAATTGGGTGCGGTACAACATGCTACACTCGATATAACACAAGAATATTATCAGAAAAGTATCAAATACATGGTATTCGGGAATATTCTAAGAAACGGGACCTACCCTATTTCTGTCAGTTCCGAACGAATCTTCCAAGCCATAGCCATCATCAATTATGCCAAAGAAATCGGAACCGATTATGTAGCGCACGGTAGTACCGGAGCCGGAAACGACCAAGTACGGTTCGACCTTACATTCCAAATATTGGCTCCCGAAATCGGGATTATCACTCCGACCCGAGATATGACATTGACTCGTGAATACGAAATAGAATATCTCAAAAAGCACGGATATACAGCCGACTTCAAAAAAATGGAATACTCTATAAACAAAGGTTTGTGGGGAACGAGTATAGGAGGTAAAGAGACGCTAAAAAGCGACCAAACCCTGCCGGAGTCGGCCTATCCGTCACAAATGACAGCTACTCAAAGCAAGACTATCACGCTCGATTTCGTCAAAGGTGAAATCGCCGGGATCAATGGAAAAGCATACGACAATAAAGTCGCTGCGATCCAAGACCTCGAAGCGCTCGCCGCTCCCTATGCCATAGGACGCGATATGCACATCGGAGATACGATCATCGGTATTAAAGGCAGAGTCGGATTCGAAGCAGCCGCACCCATGCTTATTATCGCCGCACATAAGATGTTGGAAAAACACACCCTCACCAAGTGGCAACAATATTGGAAAGATCAAGTAGGCACGTGGTATGGAATGTTTTTACACGAAGCTCAATACCTCGAACCAGTCATGCGCGATATAGAGGCTTTTCTCGATAGTTCGCAACAAAACGTTACCGGACGTGTAATCATCGAACTACACCCTTATCGCTATGTTTTAGTGGGGGTCGAAAGCGATTACGATCTCATGAAATCGGACTTTGGCGAATACGGCGAAGTAAATAAAGCGTGGAGTGCCGACGATGTAAAGGGCTTTACCAAAATTCTGGGCAACCAAATGAAAATTTTCTATTCCGTACAAAATAAAAACAAAAAATAA
- a CDS encoding ParA family protein, producing the protein MGKIIAIANQKGGVGKTTTSINLATSLAVLDKKVLLIDADPQANASSGLGVDPQQVKSSIYECLVGQSSIKESVVETCVEGLGLVASHIDLVGAELELMNLKNRERVLSHVLSEARGDYDYILIDCSPSLGLITVNALTAADSVIIPVQAEYFALEGISKLLNTIKIIKSKLNPQLEIEGFLLTMYDSRLRLANQIYEELKGHFGNLVFNTVIQRNIRLSEAPSHGLPALLYDCESRGSVNHMELAKELIMKNR; encoded by the coding sequence ATGGGTAAAATTATCGCTATTGCAAATCAAAAAGGAGGAGTCGGAAAGACAACGACTTCTATAAATTTGGCCACTTCGTTGGCGGTTCTGGATAAGAAGGTTTTGCTCATTGATGCCGATCCCCAAGCAAATGCTTCGTCTGGTTTGGGAGTGGATCCGCAACAGGTGAAGTCGTCTATTTATGAATGTTTGGTGGGGCAATCCTCGATCAAGGAATCGGTTGTCGAAACTTGTGTGGAGGGATTGGGTTTGGTCGCCTCTCATATCGATTTGGTTGGAGCAGAACTCGAATTGATGAATTTGAAAAATCGGGAGCGGGTTTTATCTCATGTGTTGAGCGAAGCGCGAGGCGATTATGATTATATTTTGATAGACTGTTCTCCTTCGTTGGGATTGATTACGGTCAATGCTCTTACGGCGGCCGATTCTGTTATTATTCCCGTACAGGCAGAGTATTTCGCTTTGGAAGGTATCAGCAAGTTGTTGAACACGATCAAGATCATAAAATCGAAATTGAATCCTCAGCTCGAAATCGAAGGCTTTTTGTTAACGATGTATGATTCCCGTTTGCGTTTGGCTAATCAGATTTATGAAGAGTTGAAGGGGCATTTCGGGAACTTGGTATTTAATACGGTCATTCAACGGAATATCCGTTTGAGCGAGGCTCCGAGTCACGGGCTTCCGGCTTTGCTATACGATTGTGAGTCGAGGGGTAGTGTCAATCACATGGAACTGGCGAAAGAATTGATAATGAAAAATAGATAA
- a CDS encoding GNAT family N-acetyltransferase: protein MEEIKVFVADERHIKYVDTILDTIERAAKIRGTGIAKRSPEYVKQKMLERKAIIALDGDKFAGFCYIESWSNKQFVANSGLIVVDTYRGHGLAKRIKRKAFELSRERFPEAKIFGLTTGEAVMKINNELGYRPVAFASLTDDPAFWKGCESCVNFDILQRNNRRMCLCTGMLYDPHEHENKDNQELK, encoded by the coding sequence ATGGAAGAAATAAAAGTATTTGTAGCCGACGAACGACACATTAAATACGTCGACACGATTCTCGACACAATCGAGAGAGCTGCAAAAATAAGAGGAACCGGAATTGCAAAGCGTTCTCCCGAATATGTAAAACAAAAAATGCTGGAAAGAAAAGCAATCATAGCATTGGACGGAGACAAGTTCGCCGGCTTCTGTTATATCGAAAGTTGGAGCAACAAACAGTTTGTAGCCAACTCGGGATTAATCGTCGTCGATACTTATCGGGGACACGGTTTAGCCAAAAGAATCAAGCGCAAGGCTTTCGAGTTATCCCGCGAACGATTTCCGGAAGCCAAGATATTTGGGTTAACGACTGGCGAAGCAGTCATGAAAATAAATAACGAATTAGGATACAGACCCGTAGCATTTGCTTCGTTAACCGACGACCCTGCCTTTTGGAAAGGGTGCGAAAGTTGTGTGAACTTCGACATCTTGCAACGAAACAATCGACGCATGTGTCTCTGCACAGGCATGCTTTACGACCCTCACGAACATGAAAACAAAGACAACCAAGAACTCAAATAA
- a CDS encoding lytic transglycosylase domain-containing protein: MKKFWLVFMGLGISLYSFSQIETDEEIVDTDTIEVALSDTIDNAIVYPESMEADLNNLLTDWYMQQYAVVDDSCLVNSVNVDYPDSVYIRKLSQLPTVIEMPYNSVVRRYIDMYVQKRRALVENLLGLSTYYMPIFEEALEREGLPLELKYLPIIESALRPDATSRVGAAGLWQFMVKTGKSMGLEVNSLVDERRDPIKSSAMAARYLKDLYSIYHDWALAIASYNCGPGNVSKAIRRSGGKTDYWEIYPYLPRETRGYVPAFIAVNYVMNYYSDHNICPVLTRRPLLTDTVQVTRRVHLQQISDVLQIPIEEIRSLNPQYRRDIIPGNIRPYALILPSQQVYAFIEAQDAIFAHNQELYARRFAVEPAGLAPGTTVYHKVRKGETLSGIAQKYGVSVSNLRSWNNLRKNSYLRIGQRLAVCSKTTTSKSGASSTASSAKGQYHTVRKGENLWTISQKYKGVSAEDIKRANNLKGNAIQPGQKLKIPAA, encoded by the coding sequence ATGAAGAAATTTTGGCTTGTTTTTATGGGCTTGGGAATATCTTTATATAGTTTTTCCCAAATAGAAACGGACGAGGAAATCGTAGATACCGACACAATAGAGGTTGCCTTGTCGGATACGATAGATAATGCTATCGTGTATCCCGAAAGTATGGAGGCCGATTTGAATAATCTTTTGACCGACTGGTATATGCAGCAATATGCTGTTGTAGATGATTCTTGTTTGGTGAATAGCGTTAATGTGGATTATCCCGATTCGGTTTATATCCGTAAATTATCACAACTGCCGACTGTTATCGAGATGCCTTATAACAGTGTCGTTCGCCGTTATATAGACATGTATGTACAGAAAAGGAGAGCGCTTGTTGAGAATCTTTTGGGATTGAGTACATATTATATGCCCATTTTCGAGGAAGCTCTTGAACGGGAAGGTTTGCCTTTGGAATTGAAATATCTGCCGATTATCGAGTCTGCTTTGCGTCCCGATGCTACTTCTCGGGTAGGAGCAGCCGGTTTGTGGCAGTTTATGGTCAAGACCGGAAAGAGTATGGGTTTGGAGGTGAACAGCCTCGTAGACGAACGGCGGGATCCTATTAAATCTTCGGCGATGGCGGCCCGTTACTTGAAAGATTTATATAGTATTTATCACGATTGGGCATTGGCTATCGCATCGTATAACTGTGGCCCGGGGAATGTAAGTAAAGCTATTCGCCGTTCGGGAGGTAAAACCGATTATTGGGAAATTTATCCCTATTTGCCTCGTGAAACGAGAGGCTATGTTCCGGCTTTTATCGCAGTCAATTATGTGATGAATTATTATAGCGACCACAATATCTGTCCGGTACTTACCCGGCGTCCTTTGTTAACGGATACCGTACAAGTGACACGTCGAGTCCATTTGCAGCAGATATCCGATGTATTACAGATTCCGATCGAGGAGATTCGAAGTTTGAATCCTCAATATCGTCGCGACATCATACCGGGTAATATCCGGCCTTATGCGCTCATTTTGCCATCGCAACAGGTCTATGCTTTTATCGAAGCGCAAGATGCTATTTTTGCGCATAATCAGGAGCTGTATGCACGACGGTTTGCCGTTGAGCCGGCAGGGTTGGCTCCCGGAACAACAGTTTATCATAAGGTTCGTAAAGGAGAGACCCTTTCCGGGATAGCTCAAAAATATGGAGTGTCGGTAAGTAACTTGCGCTCTTGGAATAATTTGCGAAAAAATTCATATTTGCGTATCGGGCAACGTTTGGCGGTTTGTAGCAAGACAACGACAAGTAAAAGCGGGGCTTCGTCTACGGCTTCGTCAGCAAAAGGTCAATATCATACGGTTCGTAAAGGCGAGAACCTATGGACGATTTCTCAAAAATATAAAGGGGTTTCGGCCGAAGATATTAAACGGGCGAACAATTTGAAAGGAAATGCTATTCAGCCCGGACAAAAGTTGAAAATTCCTGCGGCGTAA
- a CDS encoding arginine repressor has product MKNKVARLQAIREIIIHSRVKSQDEILKKLHELGFDLTQATLSRDLKQLRIAKVPGNDGSYVYIMPEIGSIGKLMQEKLSENPERQIPGGFISINFSGNLSVIKTRPGYAGSLAYDIDSNTPPEVLGTIAGDDTVLVILEENISHQQAMLALSPFIPVLHD; this is encoded by the coding sequence ATGAAAAATAAAGTTGCCCGCTTACAAGCTATAAGAGAAATTATTATCCATTCAAGAGTAAAAAGCCAAGATGAAATCTTGAAAAAATTACACGAATTAGGATTTGATTTAACACAGGCTACTTTGTCCCGAGACCTGAAACAATTGAGGATTGCCAAAGTTCCCGGCAATGACGGTTCATATGTATATATTATGCCCGAAATAGGGAGTATAGGCAAATTGATGCAGGAAAAACTATCGGAGAATCCCGAGCGACAAATACCCGGAGGATTCATTTCCATTAATTTCTCAGGAAATTTGTCTGTAATTAAAACAAGACCGGGATATGCAGGAAGTCTCGCATACGATATAGATAGCAATACTCCTCCCGAAGTATTAGGAACTATTGCCGGAGACGATACGGTTTTGGTAATTCTGGAAGAAAACATATCCCATCAACAGGCCATGTTGGCTCTTTCGCCCTTTATCCCGGTTTTACATGACTAA
- a CDS encoding C40 family peptidase yields MMANILSTNAEGKDLLVPSKTDTVTIDTLSTNNRVSLPLPNTLVNKQIDRLVEYARKYIGTPYRRGSKGPNRFDCSGFMQYIFNHFSYSLNASSASQYLQGISVKDEEICRGDLVFFKGRNSRRSNVGHVGLVTEVYPDGRFKFIHASTSQGIREDWNFSPYYAQRYVGARRIYFVQIDKRLILDAILELEDIDDNTPFTETEKSITPQEFSTFVRAE; encoded by the coding sequence ATGATGGCAAATATCCTATCGACAAATGCGGAGGGAAAAGACTTGCTTGTACCATCGAAGACCGACACCGTTACCATCGATACGCTTTCGACAAACAACAGGGTTTCACTACCCCTACCCAACACACTTGTCAACAAACAAATCGACCGTCTCGTCGAATATGCCAGAAAATACATCGGGACACCTTACAGGCGAGGAAGCAAAGGCCCCAACCGATTTGACTGTTCGGGTTTCATGCAGTATATTTTCAACCATTTCTCCTATTCCCTCAATGCAAGTTCCGCTTCTCAATATTTACAAGGAATCTCTGTTAAAGACGAAGAAATCTGCCGGGGAGATTTGGTATTTTTCAAAGGTAGAAATTCCCGGCGGTCGAATGTAGGACATGTAGGCTTGGTTACGGAAGTATATCCCGACGGACGATTCAAATTTATTCACGCATCCACATCACAAGGGATACGGGAAGATTGGAACTTCTCTCCCTATTATGCTCAACGATATGTCGGAGCCCGACGCATTTATTTCGTTCAAATCGACAAACGACTGATTTTAGATGCTATTCTCGAATTGGAAGACATCGATGACAACACTCCTTTTACCGAAACGGAAAAGAGTATTACGCCGCAGGAATTTTCAACTTTTGTCCGGGCTGAATAG